The following proteins come from a genomic window of Helicobacter canadensis MIT 98-5491:
- a CDS encoding methionyl-tRNA formyltransferase produces the protein MNIVFMGTPSYAAVILESLLKKHTLKALVCQPDKKAGRDMRLKMPATKELLLQQGLEIPIFQPAVLDEGFLETLKQIDFDMIVVAAFGKILPKSILELAPCVNLHASILPKFRGASPIQESILEDENFFGVTLMQMEEGLDSGDILGFRILKNRGQNARELFAELSEAAAKLTLDYLERWKVIIPMKQNNADSSYCKKIKKEMSLVDFSEARSLYLKALAYEGWPEIFLQSGLKLKKVLLKENESINKAGEILGILEDKILVGCLRGSVWIQALQAPSKRIVNAYEYLQGKRLKKGDILE, from the coding sequence ATGAATATTGTTTTTATGGGAACTCCTTCTTATGCAGCAGTGATTTTAGAATCACTGCTAAAAAAACACACCCTTAAAGCACTTGTTTGTCAGCCAGATAAAAAAGCAGGAAGAGATATGCGCTTAAAAATGCCCGCTACAAAGGAATTATTATTGCAACAAGGTTTAGAGATTCCTATTTTTCAACCTGCAGTTTTAGATGAAGGGTTCCTTGAAACATTAAAGCAAATTGATTTTGATATGATTGTTGTTGCAGCCTTTGGAAAGATTTTGCCAAAAAGCATTTTAGAACTTGCACCTTGCGTTAATTTACACGCTTCAATATTGCCAAAATTTCGTGGTGCTAGTCCGATTCAAGAAAGCATTTTAGAAGATGAAAATTTTTTTGGTGTAACTTTAATGCAAATGGAAGAGGGTTTAGATAGTGGAGACATTTTAGGATTTAGAATCTTAAAAAATAGGGGGCAAAATGCAAGGGAGCTATTTGCTGAGCTTTCAGAAGCGGCTGCAAAATTAACTTTGGATTACCTTGAGAGATGGAAAGTAATTATCCCTATGAAGCAGAATAATGCCGATTCAAGTTATTGTAAAAAAATTAAAAAAGAAATGAGTTTGGTGGATTTTAGTGAGGCAAGATCGCTTTATCTTAAAGCATTAGCCTATGAAGGGTGGCCAGAGATTTTTTTGCAAAGTGGCTTGAAACTAAAAAAAGTGTTGCTAAAAGAAAATGAAAGTATAAATAAAGCAGGGGAGATTTTAGGGATTTTAGAAGATAAGATTTTAGTGGGTTGTCTTAGGGGTAGTGTCTGGATTCAAGCTTTGCAAGCACCATCTAAAAGGATAGTGAATGCTTATGAATATCTACAAGGAAAAAGATTAAAAAAGGGTGATATTTTAGAATAA
- a CDS encoding ParA family protein yields the protein MCEVICIANQKGGVGKTTTAVNLAASLAVEEKKVLLIDADPQANATTSLGFHRNDIEYNIYHVLIGTKQLSQIIQKTSIPTLFLAPSNIGLVGIEKEFYSQKRNGRELLLKKKIEEVGSLYDYIIIDSPPALGPLTINALSASHSVIIPIQCEFFALEGLAQLLNTIKLLRKEINPDLKIKGLLPTMYSGQNNLSRQVFTDLLQHFEGQLIKNDTENVIAIPRNIKLAESPSFGKPVILYDVRSQGNIAYQSLAKAILERA from the coding sequence ATGTGTGAAGTGATTTGTATTGCAAATCAAAAAGGTGGGGTTGGAAAAACGACAACAGCAGTGAATCTCGCAGCTTCTTTAGCGGTAGAAGAAAAGAAAGTTTTGCTAATTGATGCTGACCCTCAAGCTAATGCGACAACGAGTTTGGGATTCCATAGAAATGACATAGAATATAACATTTATCATGTTTTAATTGGAACCAAACAGCTCTCACAAATTATTCAAAAAACTTCAATCCCGACACTTTTTTTAGCACCCTCAAACATTGGTTTGGTAGGAATTGAAAAAGAATTTTATAGCCAAAAGCGCAATGGAAGGGAATTGTTGCTAAAAAAGAAAATAGAAGAAGTGGGGAGTTTGTATGATTATATCATTATTGATTCTCCTCCGGCTTTAGGACCTTTAACAATCAATGCTTTAAGTGCTTCGCATTCTGTAATTATTCCTATTCAGTGTGAATTTTTTGCATTAGAAGGATTAGCGCAATTGCTTAATACAATCAAACTTTTAAGGAAAGAGATTAATCCGGATTTAAAAATTAAGGGACTTTTACCTACGATGTATAGTGGGCAAAATAATCTTTCAAGGCAGGTTTTTACAGATCTATTGCAGCATTTTGAAGGACAATTGATTAAAAATGACACAGAAAATGTAATTGCTATTCCACGGAATATCAAATTAGCTGAATCGCCAAGTTTTGGGAAGCCTGTTATTTTATATGATGTGCGTTCTCAAGGTAATATTGCCTATCAAAGTCTTGCAAAGGCGATTTTAGAGAGGGCTTAA
- a CDS encoding biotin--[acetyl-CoA-carboxylase] ligase: MEILTFESLPSTHLFLSEKIRSGELKAPIMVVAHQQNSGIGSRGNTWNAVKEGLYFSFAIAEEELPSDLAIESVSIYFGYLFKEVLVELGSQVFLKWPNDLYLGEKKIGGILCTKISQNILVGIGLNLVVEDSAFGALDISVSKEQILDFFIKKIKIYTWKQIFSKYKLEFSRNFYYNFHYQDEQISLKDAKLLEDGSILLKGRRIYSLR, encoded by the coding sequence ATGGAAATTTTGACTTTTGAATCTTTGCCCTCAACACATCTTTTTTTAAGTGAGAAAATTAGATCTGGAGAGCTAAAAGCTCCTATTATGGTTGTAGCTCATCAGCAAAATTCAGGCATCGGTAGTCGTGGGAATACTTGGAATGCCGTAAAAGAGGGATTGTATTTTTCTTTTGCAATTGCAGAAGAGGAATTGCCTAGTGATTTGGCTATTGAATCAGTTTCAATCTATTTTGGATATCTTTTTAAAGAAGTTTTAGTGGAGCTTGGCTCTCAAGTCTTTTTGAAGTGGCCCAATGATTTATATCTTGGTGAAAAAAAAATCGGTGGTATTCTTTGCACAAAAATTTCACAAAATATTTTAGTAGGAATTGGTTTAAATTTAGTAGTAGAAGATTCTGCATTTGGTGCTTTGGATATTTCAGTCTCTAAAGAGCAGATACTTGATTTTTTTATTAAGAAAATAAAAATTTATACATGGAAGCAAATTTTTAGTAAATATAAGTTAGAATTCTCTAGAAATTTTTATTATAACTTTCACTATCAAGATGAACAGATTTCTCTAAAAGATGCTAAGCTTTTGGAAGATGGTTCGATACTTTTAAAGGGTAGAAGAATCTATAGTCTAAGATAA
- the proB gene encoding glutamate 5-kinase → MQKSRVVIKVGSALLVKNQLIDKERMEALASLIAKLRQKYEVILVSSGAVAAGFTKVKLNKGNLANKQALAAIGQPLLMQTYAEIFAFFGIATAQVLLSAYDFDSRKRTQNARNAMEVLLQNEVLPIINENDVTATGELSLLLEFGDNDQLSAHVTHFFNADILAILSDIEGYYNENPSINPAAKIYPKVSEISAETLKEQATPNNAFATGGIVTKLKAADFLLQNHRKMFLSSGKRLEVLEKFLLEGIQVSGTLFEK, encoded by the coding sequence ATGCAGAAAAGTAGAGTGGTGATTAAAGTTGGTAGTGCCCTTTTGGTTAAAAATCAACTCATTGATAAAGAGAGAATGGAGGCTTTAGCGAGTTTGATTGCAAAATTGCGTCAAAAATATGAAGTGATTTTGGTGAGCTCAGGTGCGGTTGCAGCAGGTTTTACAAAAGTTAAACTTAATAAAGGGAATTTGGCTAACAAACAAGCTTTGGCGGCTATAGGACAGCCTTTATTAATGCAGACTTATGCGGAAATTTTTGCCTTTTTTGGGATAGCTACAGCGCAAGTTTTGCTTTCTGCGTATGATTTTGATTCGCGTAAAAGAACTCAAAATGCTAGAAATGCGATGGAAGTTTTATTGCAAAATGAAGTTTTGCCTATTATCAATGAAAATGATGTGACAGCAACAGGCGAGTTGTCTTTGCTTTTGGAATTTGGGGATAATGATCAGCTCTCTGCCCATGTTACACATTTTTTTAATGCAGATATTCTTGCCATTTTGAGTGATATTGAGGGCTATTATAATGAGAATCCAAGCATTAATCCAGCAGCAAAAATCTACCCCAAAGTCTCTGAAATTTCTGCTGAAACCCTAAAAGAACAAGCGACACCCAACAATGCTTTTGCTACAGGCGGGATAGTAACTAAGTTAAAAGCGGCGGATTTTTTATTGCAGAATCATCGCAAAATGTTTCTTTCAAGCGGAAAACGCTTGGAGGTTTTAGAGAAGTTTTTACTAGAAGGGATTCAAGTAAGTGGGACTTTATTTGAAAAATAA
- a CDS encoding ParB/RepB/Spo0J family partition protein produces MAKSAGLGRGLSAILGEVEEAYQNNLNDNSGLVVEIEADKIKANPLQPRKVFDDESLQELADSIQEYGLLQPILVYEDSKKSDEYFLIAGERRLRASKIAKKETIKAIIVDVQETKLRELALIENIQREDLNPIDLAQSYRELIEDYGITHEEVAKRLSKSRAQITNTLRLLDLENEVQKYIIENKISQGHAKILVTLPKEKQLMVADSIVGQKLSVHETEAIVRNIKGAKPMDASRKVSLNKKTISPQSQNELMKICQMMQGNKLKANLRKNCFIVEFSNDEEVERFIKILPNPSF; encoded by the coding sequence ATGGCAAAGAGTGCAGGGTTAGGGCGTGGATTAAGCGCGATTTTGGGAGAAGTGGAAGAAGCTTATCAGAATAATTTAAATGATAATTCAGGTTTAGTGGTTGAAATTGAGGCTGATAAAATAAAAGCCAATCCTTTGCAGCCTCGTAAAGTCTTTGATGATGAGAGTTTGCAGGAATTAGCTGATTCAATTCAAGAATATGGACTTTTGCAGCCTATTTTGGTTTATGAAGATAGCAAGAAGTCTGATGAATATTTTTTGATTGCTGGTGAGCGGCGTTTGCGTGCAAGTAAAATTGCAAAAAAAGAAACTATAAAAGCTATTATTGTTGATGTTCAAGAAACAAAATTGCGAGAATTAGCCTTGATAGAAAATATTCAAAGGGAGGATTTAAATCCAATTGATTTAGCGCAATCTTATAGAGAGTTAATTGAAGATTATGGAATCACCCACGAAGAAGTTGCTAAAAGACTTTCAAAATCAAGAGCTCAAATTACAAATACTTTGCGTTTATTGGACTTGGAAAATGAAGTTCAAAAATATATTATAGAAAATAAAATTTCACAAGGGCACGCCAAAATCCTTGTTACTCTTCCAAAAGAAAAACAATTAATGGTAGCTGATTCAATTGTGGGGCAGAAATTAAGTGTTCATGAAACTGAAGCTATTGTAAGGAATATTAAGGGTGCTAAGCCTATGGATGCATCAAGAAAAGTTTCTTTAAATAAAAAAACAATAAGCCCTCAATCTCAAAATGAATTAATGAAAATTTGTCAAATGATGCAAGGGAATAAATTAAAGGCAAATTTGCGAAAAAATTGTTTTATTGTGGAATTTAGTAACGA